One region of Quercus lobata isolate SW786 chromosome 2, ValleyOak3.0 Primary Assembly, whole genome shotgun sequence genomic DNA includes:
- the LOC115967435 gene encoding malate dehydrogenase, cytoplasmic-like — MLGPDQPVILKGVAATTNVVEACKDVNIAVMLGGYPRKEITLRKDMLSTNVSIYKAQTLALEEHAAADCKVLEPHSRRVDKGFSDACVLAEVSLLPEKVRIASGRHAMAMAVGIVDQERPGKKLKQVLVVVTAG, encoded by the exons ATGCTTGGTCCTGATCAGCCTGTGATTCTGAAAG GTGTGGCTGCTACCACAAACGTTGTTGAAGCGTGTAAAGATGTCAATATTGCCGTTATGCTTGGTGGATACCCACGGAAGGAAATTACATTAAGGAAGGATATGTTGTCTACAAATGTGTCTATTTACAAGGCTCAAACTTTGGCCTTGGAGGAGCATGCTGCTGCAGATTGCAAG GTTTTAGAGCCACACTCGAGGCGTGTGGACAAGGGGTTCAGCGATGCGTGTGTGCTCGCGGAGGTGAGCCTCTTGCCTGAAAAAGTCCGCATTGCATCTGGGAGGCATGCCATGGCCATGGCAGTGGGCATTGTTGATCAAGAAAGGCCTGGAAAGAAGTTGAAGCAGGTCCTGGTTGTTGTTACCGCGGGTTGA